The following coding sequences are from one Aminivibrio sp. window:
- the rpsJ gene encoding 30S ribosomal protein S10, whose translation MAKKIRIRLKAFDHRVLDSSASQIAETADRSGAKVSGPIPLPTEINKVTILKSPHKDKDAREQFETRTHKRLIDIINPTQKTMDALMQLNLPSGVDIQIKL comes from the coding sequence GTGGCAAAGAAAATACGCATCCGGCTGAAGGCCTTCGACCACAGGGTTCTCGACAGCTCCGCCTCCCAGATCGCCGAAACGGCGGACAGGAGCGGCGCCAAGGTATCCGGGCCGATTCCCCTTCCGACCGAGATCAACAAGGTTACAATCCTTAAGTCCCCCCACAAGGACAAGGATGCGCGCGAACAGTTTGAAACCAGGACACATAAGCGCCTCATCGACATCATCAACCCGACGCAGAAGACGATGGACGCGCTTATGCAGCTGAACCTTCCTTCTGGAGTAGACATCCA